One Nostoc punctiforme PCC 73102 DNA window includes the following coding sequences:
- a CDS encoding translation initiation factor IF-2 N-terminal domain-containing protein — MNNGKLRIYELAKELNLDSKKLLAICEKLKIAVKSHTSAIPESDAERIRLAISKLTAKSSKTKTTSEDWGYTFIASAIDSFIRHLEGEAALKSYSDFRERRDRANELMYECVGKKPSLFYVRRKGAGKEAREEIWDLTIATDSDDFPLPARLEKLRKTLGFRAAVQKDGRDGIKVLSAQLLQPSRGHADSYAMPCRLRLLANHQHHLDIPPATLKRIATAPVCGENVPTEDQLKAWKAFLQIEEKIAKARQFCVRYVSHNYNFKRRISFEIDVNSATLDGFYQNSLEVDNFWERARRTKNEDLKLFETAPVGKNWISGRQLGTVEEVDTNRCIISLRLERDLAEFMATERYKLPATGFLCFEAVGDIQQIQRKKKALDDLNNGYTQNPYLGNFLFDASQARQIKTTVELQPQDLLLSSANPGQKAAVEKVLAAKDLVLIQGPPGTGKTTVIAEICYQIALRGGRTLIASQANLAVDNALSRLVHNSVIRAVRKGRAEKVGEEGQPFLEDQVIGRWLENTAYDCENNITQRLENIKIFSQLLASSQRFTPYLQAEEEFSQQQTKFNKNKLKVETNFKNQEKSYNETVEKQNNVESLIAGLENILNTAPINWESPEVTDFLPLLKPYTEGNSLVEEFLANVRQTIKYTDELGLARPALGAFGLAVWLRETVATEISGFKSAFTSAQEASQAILEVAASVEVVKQNFALLNQVQPDYQKYLAKLQKLQQTIQIWENRQREIDYIISAVKEWKSTAPSHLYQTLKDCQQSGLPLTENLVDLPLGLLMFANTLKLAIVPKIYKINLPEWELLTKAIAYEIDGGFTDRRGKQHNFSYFLQENFSQIPMVLSKGDRTQWQETYQQFSNYQLLNPKQRKLLVENTQVFLIRMQRTYGASWEWNNIDSTLTKLTQELLDTILVNARQCVLKVKTETEQQLQYLQRQLNELQKNEISQQQISITQAEVEKAQQDANLQLGRVINILQELNQQNIPTQLRTLTEKYLATQSNIWEHPQEFSNQVNSWVTSISQLENLISSLEPFAVLEIIKNSLHEHLSKLQEETETALQQLQKLQISLREIEEKLQPQPSDRLIEERNWWLTEWQRTPDKFKPENYPADLFNIELLRGINIQFESWQKELEKEENYLKKYQNFVQDWIGKLRQPNERDRDDLRRIYLDNANVVGITCVQAASRGFSEEFKSFDVVIIDEVSKCTPPELLIPALKGKKLVMVGDHRQLPPMLDTSTLEEVAQTIGNTRDELQFLEESLFKSQFESADESIKQMLTTQYRMHPFIMGAINQFYDGKLESGILEPDTKRAHHLAGEIIQESQHLIWVKTPIENQFLEQRNGTSYFNTPEIDAIELLCQQFETTWASKVANAEPKKEIAVITFYGAQLRKIDERLQSELFPSLEIRTGTVDRFQGMERPVVIVSMVRNNSKGDVGFAKKPERVNVAFSRAQELLIIVGCHKLFTHQSGKVGSMYSEVSNIVSTHEGFVDVSRLFS; from the coding sequence ATGAACAACGGTAAACTCAGAATCTACGAACTAGCAAAAGAATTAAATTTAGATAGCAAGAAGCTATTAGCAATTTGTGAAAAGCTCAAGATTGCAGTCAAAAGCCATACCAGTGCAATACCAGAATCCGATGCAGAACGTATTCGTTTAGCGATAAGTAAACTAACAGCAAAATCGTCAAAAACTAAAACAACCTCTGAAGATTGGGGCTATACGTTTATAGCTTCAGCAATTGATAGTTTTATCCGCCATCTTGAAGGTGAGGCTGCCTTGAAATCATATTCCGATTTTAGGGAGCGGCGCGATCGCGCCAATGAGTTAATGTATGAATGTGTCGGCAAAAAGCCTTCTTTATTTTATGTGCGTCGCAAGGGTGCAGGGAAAGAAGCAAGAGAGGAAATTTGGGATTTGACAATAGCGACAGACTCCGATGATTTTCCATTGCCTGCAAGACTTGAGAAGCTCAGAAAAACATTAGGATTTAGAGCAGCTGTACAAAAAGATGGACGCGACGGTATAAAAGTACTGTCGGCTCAGTTGCTACAACCCTCACGCGGACACGCCGACAGCTACGCTATGCCTTGTCGCTTGCGTTTACTGGCTAATCATCAGCATCATCTCGATATTCCGCCAGCGACATTGAAGCGCATCGCCACCGCGCCAGTTTGTGGCGAAAATGTACCTACAGAAGATCAGCTGAAAGCTTGGAAAGCGTTTTTGCAAATTGAGGAAAAAATTGCTAAAGCACGTCAATTTTGTGTGCGTTACGTAAGCCATAACTATAACTTCAAAAGGCGGATTAGTTTTGAAATTGATGTAAACTCAGCCACCCTTGACGGTTTTTATCAAAATTCCCTCGAAGTAGATAATTTTTGGGAACGAGCAAGACGCACAAAAAACGAAGATTTAAAACTTTTTGAAACTGCTCCTGTCGGGAAAAATTGGATTAGCGGTCGTCAATTAGGAACTGTTGAAGAAGTTGATACCAACCGTTGTATTATCAGCCTCCGGCTAGAACGCGACTTAGCTGAATTCATGGCAACAGAGCGCTATAAATTACCAGCTACCGGATTCTTATGTTTCGAGGCAGTTGGAGATATTCAGCAGATTCAGCGTAAGAAGAAAGCGTTAGATGATTTGAATAATGGTTACACCCAGAATCCTTATTTAGGTAACTTTTTATTCGATGCTTCTCAGGCTAGACAAATCAAAACAACTGTTGAACTTCAACCACAAGATTTATTATTATCTTCCGCTAATCCTGGACAAAAAGCTGCAGTAGAAAAGGTACTTGCCGCCAAGGATCTTGTTCTCATCCAAGGGCCACCAGGTACTGGGAAAACTACTGTAATTGCTGAAATTTGCTATCAAATTGCCCTTCGAGGTGGGCGTACCTTAATCGCTTCACAAGCCAATTTAGCAGTAGATAACGCCCTGAGTAGATTAGTTCACAACTCAGTAATTCGGGCAGTACGCAAGGGTCGAGCCGAAAAAGTTGGGGAAGAAGGACAGCCATTTTTAGAAGACCAAGTGATTGGCAGATGGCTAGAAAATACAGCTTATGACTGCGAAAATAATATTACACAACGTCTCGAAAATATCAAAATTTTCAGTCAATTACTGGCATCATCACAAAGATTTACACCCTACTTACAAGCAGAGGAAGAATTTAGCCAGCAGCAAACAAAATTTAATAAAAATAAGTTAAAAGTAGAGACAAACTTTAAAAATCAAGAAAAATCTTACAATGAAACCGTAGAAAAACAAAACAATGTTGAATCTCTAATTGCAGGTCTAGAAAATATACTAAACACTGCACCTATAAATTGGGAATCTCCAGAAGTTACAGATTTTTTGCCACTTCTGAAACCATACACAGAAGGTAATAGTTTAGTAGAAGAATTTTTAGCAAATGTTCGTCAAACCATCAAATATACTGATGAACTTGGCTTGGCGCGTCCGGCACTTGGCGCTTTTGGTTTAGCGGTTTGGTTGCGTGAAACTGTAGCAACAGAAATTTCTGGATTTAAATCTGCTTTTACTTCTGCTCAAGAGGCTAGTCAAGCCATCTTAGAAGTTGCAGCATCAGTTGAGGTTGTCAAACAGAATTTTGCATTATTAAATCAAGTACAACCAGATTATCAGAAATATCTTGCTAAACTGCAAAAACTACAGCAAACAATCCAGATTTGGGAAAATCGGCAACGTGAAATTGATTATATTATCTCAGCAGTAAAAGAATGGAAGTCTACAGCACCTTCTCATCTTTATCAAACTTTAAAAGATTGTCAGCAATCAGGTTTACCACTAACAGAAAATTTAGTGGACTTACCACTAGGTTTATTGATGTTTGCTAATACATTAAAATTAGCAATAGTACCAAAAATTTACAAAATTAATTTGCCAGAATGGGAGCTATTGACAAAAGCGATCGCTTATGAAATAGACGGAGGTTTTACTGATAGACGGGGAAAACAGCATAATTTCAGCTATTTCTTGCAAGAAAATTTTAGTCAGATTCCAATGGTGCTATCAAAGGGCGATCGCACCCAATGGCAAGAAACCTATCAACAGTTTAGCAATTATCAGCTACTCAATCCCAAACAGCGAAAATTACTGGTCGAAAATACCCAAGTTTTTTTAATTAGAATGCAACGGACTTATGGCGCATCATGGGAATGGAATAATATCGATTCTACTCTCACCAAACTTACCCAAGAATTGTTAGATACTATTCTTGTAAATGCACGTCAATGCGTTTTAAAAGTCAAAACCGAAACTGAACAACAGCTTCAGTATTTACAAAGACAATTAAATGAACTTCAGAAAAATGAAATTAGCCAACAGCAAATATCTATTACTCAAGCTGAGGTAGAAAAAGCGCAACAAGACGCTAATTTACAACTTGGCAGAGTTATTAATATCTTGCAAGAACTTAATCAACAAAATATACCTACTCAATTACGCACTTTAACGGAGAAATATCTTGCGACACAATCAAATATTTGGGAGCATCCACAAGAATTCTCAAATCAAGTGAATTCTTGGGTAACTTCCATTAGTCAGCTTGAAAATTTAATTTCATCCTTAGAACCTTTTGCGGTATTAGAGATAATTAAAAATTCTCTACACGAGCATTTATCAAAACTACAAGAAGAAACTGAAACTGCTCTACAGCAACTTCAAAAATTACAAATTAGCTTACGTGAAATAGAAGAAAAGTTACAACCACAGCCATCAGATAGATTAATAGAAGAAAGAAACTGGTGGTTGACAGAATGGCAAAGAACCCCGGATAAGTTTAAGCCAGAAAATTATCCTGCTGACTTGTTTAATATAGAGTTATTGCGCGGTATCAATATTCAGTTTGAATCTTGGCAGAAGGAACTCGAAAAAGAAGAAAATTATCTCAAAAAATATCAGAATTTTGTCCAAGATTGGATTGGAAAATTAAGACAGCCAAATGAGCGCGATCGCGACGATTTAAGGCGCATATATTTAGATAATGCTAACGTCGTTGGTATCACCTGCGTTCAAGCTGCAAGTAGAGGTTTTTCGGAAGAATTCAAATCCTTTGATGTTGTCATTATTGATGAGGTTAGTAAGTGTACTCCACCAGAGTTACTAATCCCTGCTTTAAAAGGTAAAAAGTTAGTCATGGTAGGCGATCATCGGCAATTACCACCCATGCTTGACACTAGCACTTTAGAAGAAGTTGCTCAGACAATTGGCAATACACGAGACGAACTACAATTTTTAGAAGAATCACTATTTAAAAGTCAGTTTGAATCTGCTGATGAAAGCATCAAACAAATGCTAACTACACAATATCGAATGCACCCATTTATTATGGGTGCAATCAATCAGTTTTATGACGGTAAACTAGAATCTGGCATTTTGGAGCCGGACACAAAACGCGCACATCATTTAGCAGGCGAAATTATCCAAGAATCTCAGCATCTTATTTGGGTAAAAACGCCTATCGAAAATCAGTTTTTAGAGCAAAGAAACGGAACTTCTTACTTTAATACTCCAGAAATTGATGCGATTGAACTTCTATGTCAACAGTTTGAGACGACTTGGGCTTCTAAAGTTGCTAATGCTGAACCAAAAAAAGAAATTGCCGTAATTACGTTTTATGGCGCTCAATTAAGAAAAATTGATGAACGCCTACAATCTGAACTTTTCCCTTCATTAGAGATTCGTACTGGTACTGTAGACAGATTTCAAGGTATGGAGCGACCTGTTGTAATTGTAAGTATGGTTCGCAATAATAGCAAAGGAGATGTGGGTTTTGCTAAAAAGCCAGAACGGGTAAATGTTGCATTTTCTCGCGCCCAAGAACTGCTGATAATTGTGGGTTGTCATAAATTGTTTACCCATCAATCAGGTAAAGTCGGAAGTATGTATTCAGAAGTTTCAAATATTGTCAGTACACATGAAGGTTTCGTTGATGTCTCTCGCCTTTTCAGTTAA
- a CDS encoding histone deacetylase, producing MDLPIIYHPDYIAPLPEGHRFPMSKFRQLYELLLADGVANQEQFHTPERPPPELIELVHTPSYVQAYCEGTLDPKLQRRIGLPWSPALANRTCVAVGGTILTAKLALSHGLACNTAGGTHHAFPSYGSGFCIFNDLAIACRVLQKFGLVQKILIVDLDVHQGDGTAFIFQDDDSVFTFSMHCEVNFPGTKQNSDLDVPLPVGMEDDAYLQTLANYLSDLLSKVKPDLVFYDAGVDPHIGDRLGKLALTDAGIFRREMQVLSTCMSSGYPVACVIGGGYADDMKSLVWRHSLLHRAASEVYQQYKL from the coding sequence ATGGACTTGCCAATTATTTACCACCCAGATTACATTGCTCCCCTGCCTGAAGGACATCGCTTCCCAATGTCTAAGTTCCGACAACTCTACGAATTGCTGTTAGCTGATGGTGTGGCTAATCAAGAACAATTTCATACCCCCGAACGTCCGCCGCCAGAATTGATAGAGTTAGTCCATACTCCAAGCTATGTTCAAGCTTATTGCGAAGGAACCCTAGACCCCAAATTACAGCGACGTATTGGTTTGCCTTGGAGTCCAGCATTAGCGAATCGTACCTGTGTAGCGGTAGGTGGTACGATACTCACTGCAAAACTGGCATTAAGTCATGGTTTAGCTTGTAATACGGCTGGTGGAACTCATCACGCCTTTCCCAGTTATGGGTCTGGTTTTTGTATTTTCAACGATTTAGCGATCGCTTGTCGCGTTTTACAAAAATTCGGACTCGTCCAAAAAATCCTGATTGTCGATTTGGATGTTCATCAAGGAGACGGTACCGCTTTTATCTTCCAAGACGACGATAGCGTTTTTACTTTCTCCATGCACTGCGAAGTCAATTTTCCCGGTACAAAACAAAACAGTGATTTGGATGTTCCTTTGCCGGTGGGAATGGAAGATGACGCTTATTTACAAACCTTGGCGAATTATTTATCAGATTTGTTGTCTAAAGTCAAGCCAGACTTAGTATTTTATGATGCTGGTGTTGACCCTCATATAGGCGATCGCTTGGGCAAATTAGCCTTAACCGATGCGGGCATTTTTCGCCGTGAAATGCAGGTTTTAAGTACTTGTATGAGTAGCGGTTATCCTGTGGCCTGCGTCATCGGCGGCGGTTATGCTGATGATATGAAATCTTTAGTTTGGCGGCATTCCCTACTGCATCGCGCCGCCAGTGAAGTTTACCAACAGTACAAACTATAG
- a CDS encoding mechanosensitive ion channel family protein: protein MMEWIPPIVFILAGLLAGIIGEKVIFKKLEIFITNRRIAGSKIIFHSLHRMTFIWFVICGFFWAILSAPLKPDIAIVLQKILTIALLYSVTLVLARLTAGFVNLFIRRAEGVPTSLISNLAKITVLVLGTLIILQTVGVQITPIITTLGIGGIAVGLALQDTLANLFSGFYLIISKQVRTGDYVKLDAGHEGYVIDISWRNTTIKEISNNVVIVPNSKLSSAIFTNYHLPAKEITLTMDVGVSYDSDLEQVEKVTVEVAKEVMQEIAPELKDNEPYIRFHTFNDFSIDFTLYMRVSEYFDQRIGKHLFVKKLHKRYQQAGIQIPFPVREVYMQNNLDIERN from the coding sequence ATGATGGAATGGATTCCGCCGATAGTGTTTATTCTAGCTGGCTTACTGGCTGGAATAATTGGTGAAAAAGTTATCTTTAAAAAGCTCGAAATCTTCATTACTAATAGACGAATTGCCGGGAGTAAAATTATATTTCACTCTCTGCACCGGATGACTTTTATTTGGTTTGTCATTTGCGGTTTTTTTTGGGCAATTCTGAGCGCACCTCTGAAACCGGATATTGCCATCGTACTACAAAAAATTCTAACGATCGCACTGCTGTATTCAGTTACCCTAGTTTTAGCCAGATTGACTGCTGGTTTTGTGAATTTATTTATTCGCAGAGCAGAAGGGGTTCCCACATCGCTAATTTCTAACCTTGCTAAAATTACTGTTTTAGTTTTGGGAACATTAATCATACTGCAAACGGTAGGTGTTCAAATTACCCCGATTATTACAACTTTAGGAATTGGTGGTATAGCAGTTGGTTTGGCACTTCAAGACACACTAGCAAATTTATTTTCTGGTTTCTACTTAATTATTTCTAAGCAAGTTAGAACCGGAGACTATGTAAAATTAGATGCTGGACATGAAGGATATGTTATAGATATTTCTTGGCGCAATACGACAATTAAAGAAATTTCCAATAATGTTGTCATTGTTCCCAATTCTAAATTGTCTTCGGCAATTTTCACCAATTATCATTTACCCGCAAAAGAAATTACTTTAACAATGGATGTGGGCGTAAGTTATGATAGCGATTTAGAACAAGTTGAAAAAGTGACTGTAGAAGTGGCTAAAGAAGTTATGCAAGAAATTGCACCAGAATTAAAAGACAATGAACCATATATTAGATTTCATACTTTTAATGATTTTAGTATAGATTTTACGCTTTATATGCGGGTAAGTGAATACTTCGATCAACGGATTGGAAAACATTTATTTGTGAAAAAATTACACAAACGCTATCAGCAAGCAGGAATTCAAATTCCTTTTCCGGTTAGAGAAGTATATATGCAAAATAATTTAGATATAGAACGAAATTAG
- a CDS encoding MBL fold metallo-hydrolase, translating to MFLTWFDSNSWLLEIGGKRILIDPWLVGSLIFSNLDWLFKGSRSQNRPIPDNIDLILLSQGLEDHTHPPTLKLLDHNIKVVASPNAAKVVQQLGYTQVTTLAHGETFTLNNQVEIKAFPGSPIGPTLVENSYLLKELESDLTVYYEPHGYHSPEVKQAAPIDLVITPFIDMTLPLLGPIIKGQNSALEVVKSLQPQVIIPTAAGGDVTFEGLLMKFIQTKGSAEEFRSLLEKNNLATRVLEPKPGDRFELPLEKRALAI from the coding sequence ATGTTTTTAACTTGGTTCGACAGCAACTCTTGGTTACTGGAAATTGGTGGGAAAAGAATACTGATTGACCCTTGGCTGGTTGGTTCGTTAATTTTCAGCAATTTGGATTGGTTATTTAAAGGTTCGCGATCGCAAAATCGCCCAATACCAGATAATATTGATCTGATCCTGCTGTCTCAGGGTTTAGAAGACCATACTCACCCACCAACGCTCAAGCTGCTGGATCACAACATCAAGGTCGTAGCTTCTCCCAATGCAGCCAAAGTAGTACAGCAGTTAGGTTATACCCAAGTAACAACTCTGGCTCATGGTGAAACTTTCACTTTAAATAATCAAGTAGAAATCAAGGCTTTTCCAGGCTCTCCAATTGGCCCCACTCTGGTAGAAAATAGTTATCTCCTCAAAGAGTTGGAGAGTGATTTAACTGTATACTACGAGCCTCACGGGTATCATTCTCCAGAAGTTAAGCAAGCTGCACCTATTGATCTAGTGATTACACCGTTTATTGATATGACGCTACCTTTGCTTGGGCCGATTATTAAAGGACAAAATAGTGCTTTAGAAGTAGTAAAATCATTACAGCCTCAAGTAATAATACCTACTGCGGCTGGTGGAGATGTGACGTTTGAAGGATTGCTGATGAAATTTATTCAAACTAAAGGAAGTGCTGAAGAATTTCGCTCGTTACTTGAGAAAAACAATCTTGCGACGCGGGTACTTGAGCCGAAACCAGGCGATCGCTTTGAACTACCATTAGAAAAACGAGCATTAGCAATTTAA
- a CDS encoding VOC family protein, producing MSDLGFTHIALAVTNIDASISFYAKYAQMKVVHRRTDQTTHVDVAWISDLTRPFVIVLIKAAKVEGSLSPQSHLGVAYQNCEAIDCLCNEARAEEILLDGPNDWGFPVGYWAYIRDPDGHTLEISYGQEISFTVEQARDAINRVS from the coding sequence ATGTCTGATCTTGGTTTTACTCACATTGCACTTGCAGTTACTAATATTGATGCAAGTATCTCATTTTATGCAAAGTATGCTCAGATGAAAGTTGTGCATCGTCGCACCGATCAAACTACTCACGTAGATGTTGCTTGGATTAGTGACCTGACCAGACCTTTTGTAATTGTCCTAATTAAAGCAGCTAAAGTAGAAGGCTCACTGTCACCACAATCCCATCTTGGGGTAGCTTATCAGAATTGTGAGGCAATTGATTGCCTGTGCAATGAGGCACGCGCTGAGGAAATACTGCTAGATGGCCCAAATGACTGGGGTTTTCCGGTTGGTTACTGGGCTTATATTCGAGACCCTGATGGTCATACACTGGAAATTTCCTATGGTCAGGAAATTAGTTTTACAGTTGAGCAAGCTAGAGACGCGATTAATCGCGTCTCTTAA